From Pelagicoccus albus, the proteins below share one genomic window:
- a CDS encoding efflux transporter outer membrane subunit, which yields MPIWLSPRKKHHLHRSVAGASLGLFALLGLSGCYSPPSSRQALLEAEVPDAWSVELEGTSEFNAGSWVDDFNDPRLEAILKEALAYNYDLREASARLDAALATSKSNRADIFPALTVGGTGTKSRRGSASGIDQTPTSETYGLNGRLAWEIDLWGKVRNGYRGDLADQAAAIADYQAARLSLAAQVAKAWYAAVEANQQYELEVRILEALSESSRIVEENFTSGIAGALDVRLIRANLASSKSSLEGRRRSRDAAIRTLEVLLGRYPRNEIDVVSDFPTLDAEIPVGLPSDLLLRRPDIISAERTLAAVEQRKFETSKARLPSIDLTLSRGTSAADVGDIFELTENRIWTQSLSIAQTLFNAGRLKANYKRAVANYELNVAAYANTVLTAFREVESELYNQESYAADYEFLKVAATESMDAETLAWEEYSSGLSDITTVLDSVQRSINAQRSLIQVANNRVQSRIDLYLALGGGFEI from the coding sequence ATGCCAATTTGGCTTTCTCCTCGTAAGAAACATCATCTCCATCGAAGCGTCGCTGGGGCCTCCTTAGGCCTGTTCGCTTTGCTTGGCTTAAGCGGCTGTTACAGCCCCCCAAGTTCCAGACAGGCTTTGTTGGAAGCCGAAGTTCCCGACGCATGGTCAGTTGAACTCGAAGGGACAAGCGAGTTCAACGCTGGCTCCTGGGTTGACGATTTTAATGATCCCCGCCTTGAGGCGATCCTCAAAGAAGCGCTTGCCTACAACTACGACCTGCGTGAGGCTTCCGCTCGACTTGACGCGGCATTAGCTACTTCCAAGTCCAATCGAGCCGATATCTTCCCAGCCTTAACGGTAGGAGGAACGGGAACGAAATCGCGTCGCGGATCCGCTTCTGGGATTGATCAAACTCCGACCAGCGAAACATACGGACTAAACGGTCGTCTGGCTTGGGAAATCGATTTATGGGGCAAGGTGCGAAACGGGTACCGTGGAGATCTCGCGGACCAAGCCGCAGCTATCGCCGATTATCAGGCCGCTCGCCTTTCCCTCGCCGCACAAGTTGCCAAAGCTTGGTATGCGGCCGTCGAAGCCAACCAGCAGTATGAGTTGGAAGTTCGTATTTTGGAAGCTCTCTCCGAAAGCTCGCGCATCGTGGAGGAAAATTTCACCAGCGGGATTGCCGGGGCTTTGGACGTTCGACTTATTCGGGCAAACCTCGCTTCCAGCAAGAGCTCGCTAGAAGGAAGGCGTCGTAGTCGCGACGCAGCGATTCGAACCCTTGAAGTTCTGTTAGGCCGTTATCCACGTAATGAGATCGATGTGGTCTCCGATTTTCCAACACTCGATGCTGAAATACCAGTAGGGCTTCCATCTGATTTATTGCTGCGCCGCCCCGATATCATTTCGGCGGAAAGAACTTTGGCAGCGGTTGAGCAGCGTAAGTTCGAAACCAGCAAGGCGCGTTTGCCTTCCATAGACCTGACTCTCAGTCGAGGAACTAGCGCTGCAGATGTTGGGGACATTTTCGAATTAACCGAAAATCGCATTTGGACCCAATCACTAAGCATCGCTCAGACCTTGTTTAATGCAGGCAGACTAAAAGCTAATTACAAGCGAGCGGTCGCTAACTACGAACTGAACGTGGCGGCCTATGCCAACACGGTCTTGACAGCGTTCCGCGAGGTCGAAAGCGAACTCTACAATCAGGAATCCTACGCTGCGGATTATGAATTCCTAAAAGTCGCCGCCACCGAATCTATGGATGCGGAAACCCTTGCTTGGGAGGAATACTCGAGCGGTTTGTCTGACATCACCACCGTATTGGATTCGGTACAACGCTCCATCAACGCCCAACGCTCCTTAATCCAGGTCGCCAACAATCGGGTACAGAGCCGTATCGATCTCTACCTTGCCTTGGGAGGCGGATTCGAGATCTAG
- a CDS encoding TetR/AcrR family transcriptional regulator: MNKTRKRLIEAAEAEFAEKGFYGASIRNITNRAESNVASVSYHFGSKDELLLSMIRHRIEPINEKRFTRLDKALKESDGKPLKVRELVDILIRPMIEAMNEDKSRATFMRAIARAISEQTELTQVLQKEVFAKVISVFGMELARTLQGNSPELIKQCFTYIIVCTSGIMHQQQRAQAMQAGPGFPNAENTITFIAGGIDALVASHNSPAT, translated from the coding sequence ATGAACAAGACACGAAAAAGGCTGATCGAAGCCGCTGAAGCTGAGTTTGCCGAAAAAGGGTTTTATGGAGCCTCTATTCGAAACATCACCAATCGAGCAGAAAGTAACGTGGCCTCCGTTAGCTATCACTTTGGATCCAAGGACGAGCTCCTCCTTTCCATGATCAGACACCGCATCGAGCCGATCAATGAGAAGCGGTTTACGCGCCTCGACAAGGCTCTCAAAGAATCGGACGGCAAGCCGCTAAAAGTGCGAGAGCTCGTTGATATTTTGATTCGTCCCATGATCGAGGCTATGAACGAAGACAAAAGCCGAGCCACTTTCATGCGAGCCATCGCCAGAGCGATCTCAGAACAAACCGAGCTCACTCAGGTTTTGCAAAAGGAAGTCTTCGCAAAAGTCATTAGCGTTTTCGGGATGGAGTTGGCGAGAACACTGCAGGGGAACTCTCCGGAGCTAATCAAACAGTGCTTCACCTACATCATAGTCTGTACCAGCGGTATCATGCACCAACAGCAAAGAGCTCAAGCGATGCAAGCGGGCCCCGGATTTCCAAATGCCGAAAATACCATAACCTTCATCGCGGGTGGTATCGATGCCTTGGTCGCATCTCATAACAGCCCGGCAACCTAG
- a CDS encoding efflux RND transporter permease subunit has product MNGMIEWFTKNSVAANILMFAIVAIGLHSLTSKVILQEFPDFPSRDITVSVPYPGSTPSEVEEAIITRIEEELYDIEGIKEMTSRATSSSGTVTLEVEEGYDLSEVQDKIKNRVDAIRTFPAEAERAQVSMPERRERVITIVASGDLSEMDLKHLGEQIRDEVTAIEGITIASLKATRPYEISVEVSEDTLREYGLSLASLTSAIQAHSLDLSAGSIKSSSGDIMLRTSQQAYTQEEFEAIVVYTRPDGTRVTVGDLAKVNDGFDETPINPRFNGQRSVAIDVYRVGTQNIIDLGEKVKDYLALKREQLPEGITLDYWQDDSERIAERLSMLKGSAIFGYVLVICVLSLFLRPSLAFWVSLGIPIAFSGAFFLLPMMGITLNMITLFAFILVLGIVVDDAIVTGENVYQRMQSGEDSLTATIKGTQEVAVPVIFGVLTTVAAFYPLVNMTGFRGNIFKQIPFVVIPVLLFSLIESKLILPAHLKHCRPINNANTAKKSFITRVQRGVANGLERFVDKYYKPALRICLTYRYAFMVLFLGILGIFVARFMAGHLSYTTFPRIPRSVVTTTVVMPVGTAFESTQKVVDKVETAAMTLRDQLRDEHGVDIIKNIFATAGGRPFSSWRASAGVAEEGEIVIELASVQETGVEIGSREVSMSLRRLVGPVPEAESLDIAFARGTSDAVNVQLEGPRIEELVEASKELQEKLTSYAGLYDIEDSFQQATEELELELKPQAVHLGVTSRQLASQVRQAFYGAEAQRIQRGRDDIKVMVRYPESQRKSIAALHSMKIRTSDGSEVPFEEVAKVVPGKSLPSIQRFDRNRIIRVTASGDENQTDEEGIQTDLEQNYLPELVSKYSGMHFSMQGSAADSRDNNAEFMNGVYLVLVVIYVLLAIPFRSYVQPFIVMTAIPFGVVGAIMGHDLMSFIYESVLHRETNPVVNVTMMSILGMLALSGVVVNDSLVMVDYINQRRKEGMPLGEAVRLAGVKRFRPILLTSLTTFAGLVPLMFESAQSAQFLIPMAVSLGWGILFATFITLFFVPIINLVVDDIAHFFKWVYGKDDAPNEHHLGTGQEAHSHMGK; this is encoded by the coding sequence ATGAACGGAATGATCGAATGGTTCACGAAGAATAGCGTGGCAGCAAACATCCTGATGTTTGCAATCGTCGCGATAGGATTACACTCGCTCACTTCGAAGGTTATCCTTCAGGAGTTTCCAGATTTTCCCTCTCGAGACATAACCGTCTCAGTACCTTACCCGGGTTCAACTCCAAGCGAGGTCGAAGAAGCAATCATCACAAGAATCGAAGAGGAGCTCTACGATATCGAGGGTATCAAAGAGATGACCAGTCGTGCGACTTCAAGCTCGGGTACTGTGACTCTCGAGGTCGAGGAAGGCTACGACCTTTCGGAGGTTCAGGATAAGATCAAGAACCGGGTCGACGCTATTCGGACTTTTCCGGCTGAAGCCGAACGGGCTCAAGTAAGTATGCCTGAGCGTCGTGAGCGTGTTATCACGATTGTTGCTTCGGGCGACTTGAGCGAGATGGATTTGAAGCATCTCGGTGAGCAGATTCGCGATGAGGTGACAGCCATCGAAGGTATCACCATCGCGTCTCTGAAAGCCACTCGCCCTTATGAGATATCTGTTGAGGTATCAGAGGATACACTACGAGAATACGGCCTAAGCCTTGCGAGTCTGACCTCCGCGATTCAGGCCCACTCCCTCGATTTGTCGGCGGGAAGTATCAAATCTTCCAGCGGAGATATCATGCTTCGAACTTCTCAACAGGCTTACACGCAGGAGGAATTCGAGGCGATCGTCGTCTACACTCGCCCAGATGGTACAAGAGTCACTGTCGGCGATTTGGCCAAGGTCAATGACGGCTTCGACGAAACTCCGATCAATCCGCGTTTCAACGGACAACGCTCGGTGGCTATCGATGTCTACAGAGTCGGGACGCAAAACATCATCGATTTGGGTGAGAAGGTAAAAGACTACCTTGCTCTCAAGCGTGAGCAACTGCCGGAAGGAATTACGCTAGATTACTGGCAAGACGATTCGGAACGTATCGCTGAGCGACTCAGTATGCTGAAGGGAAGTGCGATATTTGGATACGTTTTGGTTATCTGTGTGCTTTCTTTGTTTCTACGGCCTTCGCTCGCATTTTGGGTTTCGTTGGGTATTCCAATCGCGTTCTCTGGAGCGTTTTTCCTCCTGCCTATGATGGGGATAACGCTGAACATGATTACTCTTTTCGCGTTTATTCTTGTGCTCGGTATCGTGGTCGATGACGCCATCGTAACGGGGGAAAATGTCTACCAGCGAATGCAGTCGGGTGAGGATTCCTTGACTGCAACGATCAAGGGTACGCAAGAGGTCGCGGTACCGGTTATCTTTGGGGTACTCACCACAGTAGCCGCTTTTTACCCGCTGGTGAATATGACCGGTTTCCGTGGCAATATCTTCAAGCAGATCCCCTTTGTGGTAATACCTGTTTTGCTCTTTTCGCTCATCGAGTCCAAGTTGATCTTGCCAGCTCACCTCAAGCATTGCCGCCCGATCAACAATGCGAATACGGCCAAAAAGTCGTTCATCACGCGAGTGCAGCGTGGAGTCGCCAATGGGTTGGAACGCTTCGTCGATAAGTATTACAAGCCAGCTCTGAGAATCTGCCTGACCTACCGCTATGCGTTTATGGTTTTGTTTCTCGGGATTCTCGGAATCTTCGTAGCCCGCTTTATGGCTGGGCATTTGTCTTACACCACCTTCCCTCGCATCCCGCGTAGCGTTGTAACCACTACAGTTGTCATGCCAGTGGGTACCGCTTTCGAGTCGACGCAGAAAGTCGTGGACAAAGTGGAGACAGCCGCGATGACTTTGCGTGACCAACTTCGCGATGAGCATGGCGTGGACATCATTAAAAATATTTTCGCTACCGCAGGCGGACGCCCTTTTAGTAGCTGGCGCGCGTCTGCGGGTGTGGCCGAAGAGGGTGAGATCGTTATCGAGCTAGCCTCTGTGCAAGAGACTGGAGTTGAAATCGGGAGCCGAGAGGTCTCGATGAGTCTACGACGATTGGTCGGGCCAGTTCCGGAAGCGGAATCGCTAGACATCGCCTTTGCTCGCGGAACTTCGGATGCGGTCAATGTACAGCTTGAGGGGCCGAGAATCGAGGAGTTGGTCGAAGCCTCCAAGGAGCTACAAGAAAAACTCACGAGCTACGCTGGGCTTTACGATATCGAAGATTCTTTCCAACAGGCGACAGAGGAGCTCGAGCTTGAGTTGAAGCCGCAGGCGGTGCATCTGGGAGTTACCTCGCGACAATTGGCATCGCAAGTACGCCAAGCGTTCTATGGGGCTGAAGCTCAGCGAATTCAGCGCGGGCGCGACGACATTAAGGTCATGGTTCGGTATCCAGAATCGCAGCGCAAAAGCATCGCGGCTCTACATTCGATGAAAATTCGAACTTCCGACGGCTCGGAAGTTCCATTCGAGGAAGTGGCCAAGGTCGTTCCAGGAAAGAGTTTGCCGTCTATTCAACGCTTTGATCGAAACCGAATTATCCGCGTGACCGCATCAGGCGACGAAAACCAGACAGACGAAGAAGGGATTCAAACAGATCTCGAGCAAAACTACCTGCCGGAGCTCGTTAGCAAGTATTCCGGAATGCACTTCTCTATGCAAGGAAGCGCGGCTGACTCTCGCGATAATAACGCGGAGTTTATGAACGGCGTCTATTTGGTCCTAGTCGTTATCTATGTCTTGTTAGCGATTCCGTTCCGAAGCTACGTGCAACCTTTCATTGTCATGACTGCGATTCCGTTTGGCGTGGTCGGGGCGATCATGGGACACGACTTGATGAGCTTCATTTACGAATCTGTCCTGCATCGGGAAACGAACCCAGTCGTCAATGTCACCATGATGTCCATACTTGGTATGCTGGCTTTGTCAGGAGTGGTGGTTAACGACAGTTTGGTTATGGTCGATTACATCAACCAGAGAAGAAAGGAGGGGATGCCCTTGGGAGAGGCAGTCCGTTTGGCGGGCGTGAAACGCTTCCGTCCGATCTTGCTGACTTCCCTGACAACCTTTGCCGGTCTCGTGCCATTGATGTTTGAGAGTGCTCAAAGCGCCCAGTTCCTGATCCCGATGGCGGTATCGCTCGGATGGGGAATACTCTTCGCCACCTTTATCACGCTGTTCTTTGTCCCGATCATCAATCTGGTGGTCGACGACATCGCTCACTTCTTCAAATGGGTTTATGGCAAGGATGACGCTCCTAATGAGCATCATCTGGGGACGGGGCAAGAAGCCCACTCTCACATGGGCAAATAG
- a CDS encoding efflux RND transporter periplasmic adaptor subunit, producing the protein MRRTLQLVLPLVILCFFATIIYWIFANSVEPQTQRFAPPSPHVVTRVLEKEDFGVTLHSQGAVRARTESSLIPEVRGRIVEIASNFQEGAFFEEGDILLQIDDRDYRAELIVAEAALAEAELALQQENARHEQARRDWERLNPGTTATELTLRKPQLKQAQAAAASAEARVETAKLNLERTKVRAPYAGRVLSKSVDVGQYVSVGSQMATIYAVDYAEVRLPLTASQYSFLDLPSVYRGANPSIEGGPKVVLSSQSLGKTYKWEGQIVRSEGAVDSQTRQIFVVAQVEDPYGASVPGRPPLKVGSFVQAEIEGRTLRDVYEIPRGVYRENSYVLIVSEDGFLNRRLVNSIWENELSIIVDAGLGEGELLCLTDVPYALEGLQVQARDEDGKPMAGMLTESASKPGSSGAASTPSGQPRG; encoded by the coding sequence ATGAGACGCACACTACAACTTGTATTGCCGCTGGTGATACTCTGCTTTTTCGCAACCATCATATATTGGATCTTCGCTAATAGCGTTGAACCACAAACGCAGCGTTTCGCTCCGCCTTCGCCTCATGTGGTAACACGTGTTTTGGAAAAAGAGGATTTTGGAGTGACCCTGCATTCTCAAGGAGCGGTGCGGGCTCGTACCGAAAGTTCGCTCATTCCGGAGGTGAGAGGGCGCATCGTAGAGATCGCTTCGAATTTTCAGGAAGGCGCCTTTTTCGAGGAAGGGGATATTCTCCTGCAGATTGACGACCGTGATTATCGAGCCGAACTGATCGTCGCCGAGGCGGCTCTCGCGGAAGCGGAATTGGCTTTGCAGCAAGAGAACGCTCGTCACGAGCAGGCACGCCGTGATTGGGAAAGGCTTAATCCTGGCACCACTGCAACGGAACTGACGCTTCGCAAACCGCAACTCAAGCAAGCTCAAGCCGCAGCCGCTTCGGCAGAAGCACGCGTCGAAACGGCTAAACTAAACTTGGAGCGAACCAAAGTTCGCGCACCCTACGCGGGCCGCGTTTTGAGTAAAAGCGTGGACGTTGGGCAATACGTTTCGGTTGGGTCTCAAATGGCGACCATCTATGCGGTGGATTATGCGGAAGTCAGACTGCCATTGACAGCGTCCCAATACAGTTTCCTCGATTTGCCTTCGGTCTACCGCGGAGCGAATCCATCTATCGAGGGTGGCCCGAAAGTGGTCCTCTCCTCCCAATCGCTGGGTAAAACCTACAAGTGGGAAGGGCAAATCGTTCGTTCCGAAGGTGCGGTCGATTCTCAGACTCGCCAGATTTTCGTGGTTGCTCAGGTCGAGGACCCGTACGGCGCGTCCGTCCCTGGTCGTCCCCCGTTAAAAGTCGGCTCCTTTGTCCAAGCAGAAATTGAGGGCCGCACCTTGCGAGACGTTTATGAGATTCCTCGTGGCGTGTATCGGGAAAATAGTTACGTTTTGATCGTGAGTGAGGATGGCTTCTTGAATCGTCGACTCGTGAATTCGATTTGGGAAAACGAGCTCAGTATCATCGTAGATGCTGGTCTGGGGGAAGGGGAGCTGCTTTGCCTAACGGATGTTCCTTACGCTCTCGAAGGTTTGCAGGTTCAAGCTCGGGACGAGGATGGCAAGCCGATGGCCGGCATGTTGACCGAATCGGCCTCCAAGCCTGGCTCTTCTGGCGCTGCATCTACTCCTTCCGGGCAACCGCGCGGATAA
- a CDS encoding alpha/beta hydrolase, translated as MLRYLLPSLLFTFSCVASIPNDPNVLRLWDGPAPNHQESEQEEVITDRPSSFAISQVQIPTIEVRLPARRSATGHAVVICPGGGYARLSYNWEGVDIASALNAKGIAAIILKSRLPDDDSNIEPRLSPLLDAKRAMRLVRQNAEDWSIDPAKIGVMGFSAGGHLASTLGTQFDMGDPQAEDMTDRISSRPDFMILMYPVISMREGITHAGSRKNLLGENPSEELVEQYSNELQITENTPPTFLVHSSDDGAVPVANSILFYQSLLDHSVEAEMHLYPYGGHGFGLALGRGRLEEWSDLCIQWIKAH; from the coding sequence ATGTTACGGTACCTCCTCCCTTCACTCCTTTTCACCTTCAGCTGCGTCGCAAGTATTCCGAACGACCCTAATGTTTTGCGTCTCTGGGACGGACCAGCCCCTAACCACCAAGAGTCGGAGCAGGAGGAAGTCATCACAGATCGCCCCTCTAGCTTCGCCATTTCCCAGGTTCAAATCCCAACCATCGAAGTCCGACTCCCTGCTCGCCGCAGCGCTACAGGACACGCCGTAGTGATATGCCCAGGTGGCGGCTATGCCCGACTTTCCTACAATTGGGAAGGCGTAGATATCGCCAGCGCCCTTAACGCCAAGGGAATCGCGGCCATCATCCTCAAAAGCCGCCTACCCGACGACGACAGCAATATCGAGCCACGCCTCTCACCGCTCTTGGACGCAAAACGAGCAATGCGTCTGGTTCGCCAAAACGCGGAGGATTGGAGCATCGATCCGGCTAAGATTGGCGTCATGGGATTCTCCGCCGGTGGACATTTGGCTTCAACACTCGGCACTCAATTCGACATGGGCGACCCTCAAGCGGAGGACATGACCGACCGCATAAGCTCCAGACCAGACTTCATGATTCTCATGTATCCAGTAATTTCTATGCGCGAGGGAATTACCCACGCCGGGTCTCGCAAAAATTTGCTCGGCGAGAATCCCAGCGAAGAGCTCGTAGAGCAATATTCCAACGAATTGCAGATCACGGAAAATACACCTCCCACATTTCTCGTCCACTCCTCGGATGACGGAGCAGTGCCAGTGGCAAATTCCATACTGTTCTACCAGAGCCTGCTCGACCATTCAGTAGAAGCAGAGATGCACTTGTACCCATATGGTGGACACGGCTTCGGCTTGGCCCTCGGAAGAGGCCGCCTCGAAGAATGGTCAGACCTATGTATCCAATGGATCAAAGCTCACTGA
- a CDS encoding efflux RND transporter periplasmic adaptor subunit → MEENEERPPLFRWLFLHVLPAVLILLVGSALIIGIAFALKKEPGNKPTQKVLPLVEAIEADASEIEVFVESQGTVEARTQTTLFAEVSGRFLSVSPKLYAGGFFKKGEVLATIDNTDYIANLASLKSRYAEAQLAYQQEKGLAEQALEDWQALGNEEKPNDLVLRKPQIKRAEANLEAAEAAIKSAERDLSRTEVKAPYDGRVQKKFIDIGQIANARTTQIASIYATDTVEVRLGITSDDTRLIDIPETYSDGTSNNAKPKVTLTANYGGIDYHWEGIIDRSEGAIDQQTRLLYLVAQIEDPYENVADSSRPPLKIGTFVTAKIRGQKLESAYMIPRRALHEGNTLYIIGEEGKIEVRAVEPYQKTSELVVLESGLEDGELICLTPLQYVVNGMEVLLKDEDATDPEDSDLVDLQP, encoded by the coding sequence ATGGAAGAAAACGAAGAACGTCCCCCACTCTTTCGGTGGCTATTCCTTCACGTCCTGCCTGCGGTCCTAATTTTATTAGTGGGATCCGCTCTCATAATTGGAATCGCCTTCGCCCTAAAAAAAGAGCCCGGCAATAAGCCCACTCAAAAAGTTTTGCCTCTCGTGGAAGCAATCGAAGCGGACGCGTCCGAGATCGAAGTATTCGTCGAGAGCCAAGGAACCGTGGAAGCCAGGACACAAACCACTCTCTTCGCGGAAGTCTCAGGGCGGTTTTTAAGCGTATCGCCAAAACTATACGCGGGAGGCTTTTTCAAGAAAGGGGAAGTATTGGCCACCATCGACAACACCGATTACATCGCCAACCTTGCAAGTTTGAAAAGTCGATACGCTGAAGCCCAACTCGCCTATCAGCAGGAAAAAGGACTGGCCGAACAAGCCCTCGAAGATTGGCAGGCATTGGGCAACGAGGAAAAGCCAAACGATCTGGTACTACGTAAACCGCAAATCAAACGAGCTGAGGCGAACCTCGAAGCAGCAGAGGCAGCAATCAAATCCGCGGAGCGAGACCTTTCCCGTACTGAAGTTAAGGCTCCTTATGATGGGCGAGTACAAAAGAAGTTCATCGACATCGGACAAATCGCCAACGCTCGTACCACTCAGATTGCGAGTATCTACGCCACTGATACAGTTGAAGTCAGACTGGGCATCACATCGGATGACACCCGCTTGATCGACATTCCAGAGACCTACTCGGATGGAACATCGAACAACGCTAAACCGAAAGTAACCCTGACAGCAAATTATGGTGGTATAGACTACCATTGGGAGGGAATAATCGACAGGTCCGAGGGTGCGATCGATCAGCAAACTCGATTGCTCTATCTGGTTGCTCAAATCGAAGATCCTTACGAAAACGTAGCGGATTCTTCGCGACCTCCTCTCAAAATAGGAACTTTCGTTACCGCCAAAATCCGAGGCCAAAAACTGGAATCCGCCTACATGATTCCGCGTCGAGCTCTCCACGAAGGGAATACCCTCTACATAATCGGAGAAGAGGGAAAAATCGAAGTCAGGGCTGTGGAACCATACCAGAAAACGAGCGAGCTCGTTGTTCTCGAGAGCGGCTTGGAAGATGGAGAACTGATCTGCCTTACCCCACTCCAGTACGTTGTGAACGGCATGGAAGTCCTCCTGAAAGACGAAGATGCGACCGATCCTGAAGATTCCGATTTAGTGGATCTCCAACCGTAA
- a CDS encoding efflux transporter outer membrane subunit: protein MKRRIYPLPFVACGLLLVSCRTTESSYDPASTLEFTPETWSHAEDSPLQTDWIESFGSPTLSSLIAESIENNFGLEAIDQQARAAEAAYRITNSARLPSLGANLRSSRARSMVTLNPPVAIEGESHAINLSARWEVDLWNRLGQESSASRAQYRASLFELEAFRLSLAGQVAKAWFNTIEAKTQYELAEASAESFDSKLQTLERRYARGLVEALDLRLSRAQVSSTRAAAISRRNALDTTLRTLETLLGRYPSAGLSLEEELPELTSKPAAGLPSELLARRPDILAEQQRLLAALALEKSALRNWLPSLSLTASDGGLSSDFSNLLDNDFNVWSIAGDLSLALFQSGRLKAQRDQLNANQLSQLARYKSTALTAFREVETSLKAEEELAALESQTEISANENQLAEEQAWKLYERGIVDITTVLDAERRSFDSRSQLVSIRNQRLQNRINLHLALGGSY, encoded by the coding sequence ATGAAACGAAGAATCTACCCCTTGCCTTTCGTAGCGTGCGGCCTGCTGCTCGTTTCCTGCCGGACGACGGAATCGAGTTATGATCCTGCCAGCACGCTGGAGTTTACTCCAGAGACATGGAGCCATGCGGAAGATTCGCCTCTACAGACGGATTGGATTGAGAGCTTCGGCTCTCCCACTCTGAGCTCGTTAATCGCGGAATCCATCGAGAACAATTTTGGTTTGGAAGCGATCGATCAACAAGCGCGAGCGGCAGAAGCGGCCTACAGGATCACGAATTCTGCGCGGCTCCCCAGTCTCGGGGCCAATCTGCGGTCATCTCGAGCACGGTCCATGGTGACACTCAACCCGCCCGTGGCAATCGAAGGCGAATCTCATGCCATCAACCTCTCCGCTCGCTGGGAGGTCGATCTTTGGAATCGCCTGGGACAAGAGAGCTCTGCTTCACGTGCCCAGTACCGTGCAAGCTTGTTTGAATTGGAAGCCTTTCGCCTATCCCTTGCTGGCCAAGTTGCCAAAGCATGGTTCAACACAATAGAGGCGAAAACCCAATACGAACTGGCCGAAGCAAGCGCCGAGTCCTTCGATTCGAAATTGCAAACTTTGGAGAGGCGATACGCTCGCGGACTCGTCGAGGCTTTGGACTTACGCCTATCTCGGGCCCAAGTTTCCTCCACCAGAGCAGCGGCCATTAGTCGTCGCAACGCACTGGATACAACACTGCGAACTTTGGAAACGTTACTCGGTCGCTACCCATCCGCTGGACTGAGCTTGGAAGAAGAGCTTCCGGAACTAACGAGCAAGCCAGCGGCCGGTTTGCCCTCTGAATTGCTGGCCCGCAGACCTGACATATTAGCCGAGCAACAGCGACTACTCGCCGCCTTGGCTCTCGAAAAATCTGCCCTCCGCAATTGGTTGCCCAGCCTAAGCCTTACCGCGTCGGATGGAGGATTGAGCAGCGACTTTTCCAATCTTCTCGATAACGATTTCAACGTCTGGTCCATCGCGGGAGACTTGAGCCTAGCTTTGTTTCAAAGCGGCCGATTAAAAGCCCAGAGGGACCAGCTCAATGCGAATCAGTTGTCACAACTGGCTCGCTATAAATCCACTGCCCTTACCGCATTCCGCGAAGTCGAGACAAGCCTCAAGGCAGAGGAAGAATTGGCGGCACTTGAAAGCCAAACTGAAATTTCAGCTAACGAAAACCAACTTGCAGAGGAACAAGCCTGGAAGCTCTACGAACGCGGTATCGTCGATATCACTACAGTACTCGACGCGGAACGCCGCTCTTTCGACTCTCGTAGCCAACTTGTTTCAATCCGAAACCAACGCCTGCAAAACCGCATAAACCTGCACCTCGCCCTCGGCGGCTCCTATTAA